In Caproiciproducens sp. NJN-50, the following are encoded in one genomic region:
- a CDS encoding biotin--[acetyl-CoA-carboxylase] ligase gives MGTKEQILNRLRENGEFVSGEELSEQLHISRTAVWKSIRSLREEGYEIESATNRGYRLESCPDRYSAAEIGAGLETEFLGRSVFCHDSVDSTNEEAKRQALAGAPNGSLFVAEQQTGGKGRLGRSWTSPTGTGLWFTVLLRPGILPLRVSVTTLLSGLAVARAVRSLSGCDAKIKWPNDIVIGSKKVCGILTEMTAEIDRIEFVAVGIGVNVNNTAFPEAIRDKATSIRMESGKPLRRVALLQEILIQFETLLKQNADSDPAFWEEYKRACVSIGRQVKFARRGAAVTGTAVDVSPRGELIVELPDGAKETVTAGEVSVQGIYGQKAE, from the coding sequence ATGGGAACCAAAGAGCAAATTCTCAACCGCCTCCGGGAAAACGGAGAATTCGTCTCCGGAGAGGAGCTCAGCGAACAGCTTCATATTTCGAGGACGGCGGTATGGAAGTCCATCCGTTCCCTGCGGGAAGAGGGATATGAAATCGAGTCCGCGACGAACCGAGGGTATCGGCTCGAAAGCTGTCCGGACCGGTACTCTGCGGCGGAAATCGGCGCGGGGCTGGAAACGGAGTTTCTTGGCCGGAGCGTTTTCTGTCACGACAGCGTCGACTCCACCAACGAGGAAGCAAAAAGGCAGGCGCTCGCCGGAGCGCCGAACGGCAGCCTGTTCGTCGCGGAACAGCAGACCGGGGGAAAAGGCCGTTTGGGGCGCAGCTGGACCTCTCCAACCGGGACGGGGCTGTGGTTTACCGTTCTGCTCCGGCCCGGGATCCTGCCCCTGCGCGTTTCGGTCACAACGCTGCTGTCGGGCCTTGCCGTGGCCCGCGCCGTCCGTTCCTTATCCGGCTGTGACGCCAAAATCAAATGGCCGAATGACATCGTGATCGGCAGTAAAAAGGTCTGTGGGATTCTGACGGAAATGACGGCGGAAATTGACCGCATCGAATTCGTTGCGGTTGGAATCGGAGTCAATGTAAACAACACGGCATTTCCGGAGGCCATCCGTGATAAAGCGACTTCCATCCGTATGGAAAGTGGAAAACCTTTACGGCGCGTCGCGCTGTTGCAGGAAATTCTGATCCAGTTTGAAACTCTGCTGAAACAGAACGCGGATTCCGACCCCGCGTTCTGGGAGGAGTACAAAAGGGCCTGCGTTTCGATTGGCCGGCAGGTAAAATTCGCCCGCCGCGGGGCGGCCGTGACGGGAACCGCCGTGGACGTTTCTCCCCGGGGGGAACTGATCGTCGAGCTGCCCGACGGGGCAAAGGAAACCGTCACCGCGGGCGAAGTCAGCGTACAGGGCATTTACGGGCAGAAAGCGGAATAG
- a CDS encoding DUF951 domain-containing protein: protein MDVRPGDVLQMRKPHPCGCNLFLVLRSGMDFKIRCQKCGHEVMVPRLKCEKNIKKIIRKTSQDEL, encoded by the coding sequence ATGGACGTCAGACCGGGAGACGTGCTTCAAATGAGGAAGCCGCATCCCTGCGGGTGCAATCTGTTTCTGGTGCTGCGCTCCGGCATGGATTTTAAGATCCGGTGTCAAAAATGCGGCCATGAAGTGATGGTTCCGCGTTTGAAGTGTGAAAAAAATATTAAGAAAATAATAAGGAAAACCAGCCAGGATGAATTGTAG
- the prfA gene encoding peptide chain release factor 1 yields the protein MFENLAVFEKRYEELNRKLCDPTVACDPEQSRELMKEVRSIEPIVEKYREYGETVRTEDGARQILEEESDRELHRMAEDEISEARANRERIAEELKILLLPRDPNDEKNVIVEIRGGAGGEEAALFSGVLFRMYSMYAQSRGWQTEIMNANETELGGFKEISFMIAGDGAYSRLKYESGVHRVQRVPETEQQGRIHTSTATVAVLPEVEEVEFELDPNDLKIDTFRSSGAGGQHINKTSSAIRVTHLPTGMVVECQDERSQYKNKDRALKILRSRLYEQKQKEQDDKVAAERRSQVGTGDRSERIRTYNYPQGRVTDHRIGLTLYRLDAVLNGDLDEIFDALVAADRAQKLKNSAENGTDTGE from the coding sequence ATGTTTGAAAATTTGGCGGTTTTTGAAAAGAGATATGAGGAGCTGAACCGGAAACTCTGCGATCCCACGGTCGCGTGCGATCCGGAGCAGTCAAGGGAACTGATGAAAGAGGTTCGTTCCATCGAACCGATTGTCGAAAAATACCGGGAATACGGGGAAACGGTGCGGACGGAGGACGGCGCCCGGCAGATCCTGGAGGAAGAGTCCGACCGGGAGCTTCACCGCATGGCCGAGGACGAGATTAGCGAGGCGCGTGCAAACCGGGAACGGATTGCCGAGGAGCTGAAAATTCTGCTGCTGCCGCGCGACCCGAATGATGAGAAGAACGTGATTGTCGAAATCCGCGGCGGAGCGGGCGGCGAGGAAGCCGCCCTGTTTTCCGGCGTTCTGTTCCGCATGTACAGCATGTACGCGCAGTCAAGGGGCTGGCAGACGGAAATCATGAACGCGAACGAAACGGAACTGGGCGGCTTTAAGGAAATCAGTTTTATGATTGCCGGGGACGGCGCCTATTCCAGGCTGAAATATGAAAGCGGCGTGCATCGCGTGCAGCGCGTGCCGGAGACGGAACAGCAGGGACGCATCCACACCTCGACGGCGACGGTTGCCGTTTTGCCGGAGGTAGAGGAAGTGGAGTTCGAACTGGACCCGAACGATCTGAAAATCGACACGTTCCGTTCCAGCGGCGCCGGCGGGCAGCACATCAACAAAACGTCGTCCGCCATCCGCGTCACCCACCTGCCGACCGGCATGGTCGTCGAGTGCCAGGACGAGCGCAGCCAGTACAAAAACAAGGACAGGGCGCTGAAAATCCTTCGCAGCCGGCTGTACGAACAGAAACAAAAGGAACAGGATGACAAGGTGGCTGCGGAACGCCGTTCCCAGGTGGGCACCGGCGACCGCTCGGAGCGCATCCGGACTTATAATTATCCGCAGGGCCGCGTGACGGATCACCGCATCGGGCTTACGCTTTACCGGCTGGACGCGGTTTTGAACGGGGACCTTGACGAAATATTCGACGCGCTGGTTGCGGCGGACCGCGCTCAAAAACTGAAAAATTCAGCGGAAAACGGAACGGATACGGGAGAATAA
- a CDS encoding L-threonylcarbamoyladenylate synthase, with product MKTLLLDAAKSESIEAAAHIIRNGGLVGMPTETVYGLAANAFDGTAVRKIFEAKGRPQDNPLIVHISNLDQIEKLAVRLPESAKKLAKTCWPGPLTMVLEKSDLIPFEVSAGLPTVGIRFPSHPVAQALISAAGVPIAAPSANRSGFPSTTTAEHVMRDMDGKIDAVLDGGPCGVGVESTIVTLASDPPRLLRPGGITLEQLRSVLGRVDVDPAVMNPLPKGARPLSPGMKYKHYSPKANVVILSGGERAYADYVNSHAEPGVAALCYDGEDRLLRVPAVCYGAERDTGAQARELFESLRRLDDIGAKTVYARCPAPDGVGLAVYNRLMRAAGFEVLSLE from the coding sequence ATGAAAACGTTGTTGCTTGACGCGGCAAAGAGCGAATCGATCGAAGCCGCGGCCCATATAATAAGAAACGGCGGCCTTGTGGGCATGCCGACAGAGACCGTTTATGGCCTTGCGGCGAATGCATTTGACGGCACGGCGGTCAGAAAAATCTTTGAGGCGAAGGGAAGGCCGCAGGACAATCCGCTGATCGTTCACATCTCAAACCTGGATCAAATCGAAAAACTGGCTGTCCGGTTGCCGGAGTCCGCGAAAAAACTGGCAAAGACCTGCTGGCCCGGTCCGCTCACCATGGTGCTTGAAAAATCGGACTTGATCCCGTTTGAAGTCAGCGCGGGTCTGCCCACCGTTGGAATCCGGTTTCCGTCCCATCCCGTGGCGCAGGCGCTGATCTCGGCGGCCGGCGTTCCGATTGCCGCGCCGTCGGCCAATCGGTCCGGCTTTCCCAGCACCACGACGGCGGAACATGTGATGCGCGATATGGACGGAAAAATCGACGCCGTTCTGGACGGCGGTCCCTGCGGGGTTGGGGTGGAATCGACCATCGTCACGCTGGCTTCCGACCCGCCGCGGCTTCTGCGTCCCGGCGGCATTACGCTGGAACAGCTTCGCTCCGTACTGGGGCGTGTGGATGTCGACCCTGCTGTGATGAATCCGCTGCCGAAAGGGGCGCGGCCGCTTTCCCCCGGGATGAAATATAAGCACTATTCCCCAAAAGCGAATGTAGTGATCCTGAGCGGCGGGGAAAGAGCCTATGCCGATTATGTCAATTCCCATGCGGAGCCGGGCGTCGCGGCGCTCTGCTATGACGGGGAGGACCGCCTGCTGAGGGTTCCGGCGGTCTGTTACGGCGCGGAACGCGACACGGGCGCGCAGGCGCGGGAACTGTTTGAATCCCTCCGCCGCCTGGATGACATCGGTGCGAAAACGGTTTACGCGCGCTGCCCGGCTCCGGACGGGGTCGGCCTTGCGGTCTATAACCGTCTGATGCGTGCCGCCGGATTTGAGGTGCTTTCCCTTGAATAA
- the coaE gene encoding dephospho-CoA kinase (Dephospho-CoA kinase (CoaE) performs the final step in coenzyme A biosynthesis.) — MNKPVIGLTGPTGSGKSTVAAAFRELGCAVIDADILARRAVQRPDCIAALSREFGADIVSADGSLDRRLLAKRAFSSPGRTERLNQITHPAIKEETVRRIGELRGSGAKAIVLDAALLFESGADSLCDTAVAVTAPPEIRLKRIMKRDGIAEEAAKERMNAQNPNGYYEKRAKYVFDGCTDFCAVRDGAARLLKQILEEEN, encoded by the coding sequence TTGAATAAGCCGGTGATCGGCCTGACCGGTCCGACCGGATCGGGCAAATCCACGGTGGCGGCCGCTTTCCGGGAGCTGGGGTGCGCCGTGATCGACGCGGATATTCTCGCCCGGAGAGCCGTTCAGCGCCCGGATTGCATCGCGGCGCTCAGCCGTGAATTCGGCGCGGACATTGTATCGGCGGACGGTTCTTTGGACCGCCGTCTGCTTGCAAAGCGGGCGTTTTCCAGTCCGGGACGGACGGAACGGCTCAATCAGATTACACATCCGGCCATTAAGGAGGAGACGGTCCGCCGCATCGGAGAGCTGCGCGGCAGCGGGGCAAAAGCCATTGTCCTCGACGCGGCTCTATTGTTTGAAAGCGGCGCGGATTCCCTCTGCGATACGGCGGTCGCGGTGACGGCGCCGCCTGAAATCCGGCTGAAAAGAATTATGAAACGGGACGGAATTGCGGAGGAGGCGGCAAAAGAACGCATGAACGCGCAAAATCCAAACGGGTACTATGAAAAACGGGCCAAATATGTTTTTGACGGGTGCACGGATTTTTGTGCGGTGCGTGACGGCGCGGCCCGTCTGCTGAAGCAGATTCTGGAGGAGGAGAATTGA
- a CDS encoding lytic transglycosylase domain-containing protein has protein sequence MKFSKRFFRSYTLLAILLVGAVLLLRAGYDRFQKSFYPLRYTEYVEKYAQEYHLEPALVYAVIRSESNFDADARSRSGACGLMQLMPDTFDWLQESQKDTYSEEDLFRPEVNIRYGCRYLSMMAERYGSLRTALCAYNAGSGTVDGWLKDSRYSADGKNLKRIPYEETQNYADSVLQSYDKYKKLYQL, from the coding sequence TTGAAGTTCTCTAAGAGATTTTTCAGGTCCTATACGCTGCTGGCGATTCTGCTGGTCGGAGCCGTCCTGCTTCTCCGTGCGGGATATGACCGGTTTCAGAAATCTTTTTATCCGCTCCGCTATACGGAATACGTTGAGAAATATGCCCAGGAATATCATTTGGAGCCCGCGCTGGTCTATGCGGTCATCCGATCGGAAAGCAACTTCGACGCGGATGCCCGGTCCCGGTCCGGTGCCTGCGGCCTGATGCAGCTGATGCCGGACACGTTTGACTGGCTTCAGGAGAGCCAGAAGGACACCTATTCCGAAGAGGATCTTTTCCGCCCGGAGGTCAATATCCGGTATGGGTGCAGATATTTGTCGATGATGGCGGAAAGATACGGTTCTCTGCGCACAGCCCTGTGCGCCTACAACGCCGGCTCCGGCACGGTGGACGGATGGCTGAAGGATTCCAGATATTCTGCGGACGGGAAAAACCTGAAGCGGATTCCCTATGAGGAAACGCAGAATTATGCGGATTCCGTTCTGCAAAGTTATGACAAATATAAAAAACTTTATCAGTTGTGA
- a CDS encoding aminopeptidase, which yields MEKKEEASQVKELTKKLLIDRKSGYFKVPESQVEKADRFCDGYMKFIGAAKTEREVTRYAVEAAEKAGFAPYEEGKRYQPGDRVYYNNRGKAAIFAVIGEEGCRDGVRIAAAHIDSPRLDLKPHPLYEKDGLALFKTHYYGGIKKYQWTTIPLSLHGRVVLKDGTHVDLRIGEKPGDPQFTITDLLIHLATEQMQKTLSKGVEGENLNILAGSRPIRSEDGENLFKLNLMKILNEKYGMTEEDFVSADLELVPAFSAVDIGFDRSMIGAYGHDDRVCAYPALMAALHAKTPKNTVLTVLADKEEIGSDGNTGLNSQFMRYFIADLAEAEGLAVRHVLSRSKCLSADVTAAYDPTYPDVYEAANSCFLNSGVGMAKYTGARGKSGSSEASAEFVSEIRRLFEKNGVLWQIGELGKVDAGGGGTVAMYIANLNVDVLDIGVPVLSMHSPFEVVSKLDVYMTYEGIKAFFEAR from the coding sequence ATGGAGAAAAAAGAAGAAGCATCCCAGGTCAAGGAGTTAACGAAAAAGCTTTTGATTGACAGGAAAAGCGGCTATTTCAAAGTGCCGGAAAGTCAGGTGGAAAAAGCCGACCGCTTCTGCGACGGCTATATGAAGTTTATCGGCGCGGCGAAAACGGAACGGGAGGTAACGCGCTATGCGGTCGAGGCGGCCGAAAAGGCGGGGTTTGCTCCCTATGAAGAGGGAAAACGCTATCAGCCGGGCGACCGCGTTTATTACAACAACCGGGGCAAAGCGGCAATTTTCGCCGTGATTGGGGAGGAGGGCTGCCGGGATGGCGTCCGGATTGCCGCCGCCCACATTGATTCTCCCCGTCTGGATTTAAAACCCCATCCTCTTTACGAAAAAGATGGACTGGCCTTATTTAAAACGCACTACTACGGCGGAATCAAGAAATACCAGTGGACGACGATCCCGCTGTCCCTGCACGGCCGCGTTGTTCTGAAGGACGGCACACACGTAGACCTCCGCATCGGAGAAAAGCCCGGCGACCCGCAGTTTACCATAACGGACCTTCTGATCCATCTTGCGACCGAGCAGATGCAGAAGACGCTGTCCAAGGGGGTCGAGGGGGAAAACCTGAATATTCTCGCCGGCAGCCGCCCGATCCGCTCGGAAGACGGCGAGAATCTTTTCAAGCTCAACCTGATGAAGATCCTGAATGAAAAATACGGTATGACCGAAGAGGATTTTGTCTCCGCGGACCTGGAGCTCGTCCCGGCGTTCAGTGCGGTGGATATTGGGTTTGACCGCAGCATGATCGGCGCTTACGGACATGACGACCGAGTCTGCGCCTATCCGGCCCTGATGGCAGCGCTTCATGCCAAGACTCCGAAAAACACCGTATTGACGGTTCTCGCGGATAAGGAAGAGATCGGAAGCGACGGAAACACGGGCCTGAACAGCCAGTTTATGCGCTATTTTATCGCCGACCTGGCGGAAGCCGAGGGCCTTGCGGTTCGCCATGTTCTCAGCCGTTCCAAATGCCTGTCCGCGGATGTGACGGCGGCTTATGATCCTACCTATCCGGATGTGTATGAGGCGGCGAATTCCTGCTTCCTGAACAGCGGAGTGGGGATGGCAAAGTATACGGGCGCGCGCGGGAAGAGCGGTTCCAGCGAGGCTTCCGCCGAGTTTGTATCCGAAATTCGCCGGCTGTTTGAGAAAAACGGCGTTTTGTGGCAGATCGGCGAGCTTGGGAAAGTGGATGCCGGCGGCGGCGGAACGGTTGCCATGTATATCGCCAACCTGAATGTCGACGTTCTCGATATCGGAGTTCCGGTCCTGTCCATGCATTCGCCTTTTGAAGTTGTTTCCAAGCTGGATGTTTATATGACCTATGAGGGAATCAAAGCGTTCTTTGAGGCGCGTTGA
- a CDS encoding response regulator: MICVLIVDDSVFSQKVTANLLKKAMPGKDIAISFASDGEEGLKKFRALKPDYMFVDLLMPKLGGAELIRAVQKEGGTGVIVVTADIQKCVREEIEALGVLAFVNKPLNDEKMRLLCDRIDGKER, encoded by the coding sequence ATGATTTGTGTTCTCATAGTTGATGATTCTGTGTTTTCACAAAAAGTAACTGCTAATTTATTAAAAAAAGCAATGCCCGGCAAGGATATCGCAATCAGCTTCGCTTCTGACGGGGAAGAGGGACTGAAGAAATTCCGGGCACTGAAACCGGATTATATGTTCGTCGATCTTTTAATGCCGAAGCTGGGCGGGGCGGAACTGATCCGTGCCGTTCAAAAAGAAGGCGGCACCGGCGTCATCGTTGTGACCGCCGATATTCAGAAGTGTGTTCGTGAGGAAATCGAAGCGCTGGGTGTACTGGCTTTCGTTAATAAGCCTCTGAATGACGAAAAAATGCGGTTGTTATGCGACCGGATAGATGGTAAGGAACGATAA
- a CDS encoding chemotaxis protein CheC gives MLSEIVHRKISLQIPKIRIPEDEDRELKLSEEFSGLFDGALMVSTISFTNSLKGRANLVFPADKIKKFVTLCSGDGSVPPEDTVFTDVDFDVIREIGNILLNCILGELGNLINVQLAYDLPHVAVYDRINFSKDIDSEKNHSFIILFVTFLIDSTEIEGAVIIDLMVESYRELFRLLDGIEAGL, from the coding sequence ATGCTCTCAGAGATTGTCCATCGGAAAATCAGTCTGCAAATTCCCAAAATCAGGATTCCTGAAGATGAGGACAGAGAACTTAAACTCAGCGAAGAGTTCTCAGGTTTGTTCGACGGCGCGTTGATGGTATCGACGATTTCTTTTACAAACAGTTTGAAAGGGAGGGCGAACCTGGTTTTTCCGGCGGACAAAATTAAAAAATTTGTCACTCTCTGTTCCGGCGACGGCTCCGTTCCTCCGGAAGATACTGTTTTTACCGATGTGGATTTTGACGTGATCCGCGAAATCGGCAATATCCTGCTGAACTGTATTCTCGGCGAACTTGGAAATCTGATTAATGTGCAGTTGGCTTATGATCTCCCCCATGTGGCGGTTTACGACCGAATCAATTTCAGCAAAGATATCGACAGTGAGAAAAACCATTCTTTCATAATTTTATTTGTCACGTTCCTGATCGACAGCACGGAAATAGAGGGTGCGGTCATCATCGATCTGATGGTGGAATCTTACCGTGAATTGTTTCGTTTGCTGGACGGAATTGAGGCGGGGCTTTGA
- a CDS encoding GGDEF domain-containing protein: MDGVSHEVLDRLNLGILIVDEKLKILFQNRFMQRFDKGRADAGECGSLPGLIPGFNSPYFQMSLMDALEQGHNLFFSAAMHEMLMGCREKYNIRVTRFMENGQKRLLLEFTEVTDSFERIRQLRESISELRLLNQELKQKEQAIQRLAYYDQLTGVANRTLFYEMAEKFLRAAERNREVLGLMFIDVDNFKQINDTYGHEAGDKVLIQVAEILTAATRRNDIVARYGGDEFLILLPQINEPDNYKIVVSKILRAKRDAMLSNGVSVRICLSVGVSFYPQDGDSVDQLIVKADRAMYIAKKREGDNWYYPAENGEN; encoded by the coding sequence ATGGACGGGGTTTCACATGAGGTGCTGGATCGGCTGAATCTGGGAATCCTGATTGTGGATGAGAAATTAAAAATACTGTTTCAGAACCGCTTTATGCAGAGATTTGACAAAGGGCGTGCGGATGCGGGGGAGTGCGGAAGTCTGCCTGGACTGATCCCCGGATTCAACAGCCCTTATTTTCAAATGTCCCTGATGGATGCTCTGGAACAGGGACATAATCTTTTTTTTTCCGCGGCCATGCACGAAATGCTGATGGGCTGCCGCGAAAAGTACAATATCAGGGTAACCAGGTTTATGGAAAACGGCCAAAAGCGCCTGCTGCTCGAATTCACCGAGGTGACGGATTCCTTTGAACGGATCCGCCAGCTTCGCGAAAGCATCAGTGAACTTCGCCTGCTGAATCAGGAACTGAAACAGAAGGAACAGGCCATTCAGCGCCTCGCTTATTATGACCAGTTGACCGGCGTTGCAAACAGGACGCTTTTTTACGAAATGGCGGAAAAATTCCTGCGCGCGGCGGAACGCAACCGGGAAGTCTTGGGCCTTATGTTTATTGACGTGGACAACTTCAAACAGATCAACGACACCTACGGGCATGAAGCCGGGGATAAGGTGCTGATTCAGGTGGCGGAGATTCTGACCGCGGCGACGCGCAGAAACGATATCGTCGCCCGTTACGGAGGAGATGAATTCCTGATTCTGCTCCCGCAGATCAACGAACCGGACAACTATAAAATCGTTGTTTCCAAAATTCTCCGGGCAAAACGGGACGCCATGTTGAGCAACGGCGTTTCCGTGCGAATTTGTCTGAGTGTAGGGGTGAGCTTTTATCCGCAGGACGGGGATTCGGTGGACCAACTGATCGTCAAGGCGGACCGTGCGATGTATATTGCCAAAAAGCGCGAAGGTGACAACTGGTATTACCCCGCAGAAAACGGCGAAAACTGA
- a CDS encoding DUF1858 domain-containing protein: MVAITKQSLIGDILDLDTSTAPFFMEMGMHCLGCPASRGESLEEACVVHGVDVEEMVQKLNEHLASRQ; this comes from the coding sequence ATGGTAGCGATTACCAAACAGTCTTTAATCGGAGATATTCTTGATCTTGACACCAGCACGGCTCCTTTTTTCATGGAAATGGGCATGCACTGCCTGGGATGCCCCGCTTCCCGCGGCGAATCACTGGAGGAAGCCTGTGTCGTTCACGGTGTGGATGTGGAGGAAATGGTTCAGAAGCTCAATGAACACCTCGCATCCCGCCAGTAA
- a CDS encoding tRNA (adenine(22)-N(1))-methyltransferase, producing MNTSHPASKNKRPSDRSFAGRPSGVSRRACALFSLGDRLSLCASMVRAGTALADVGTDHAYLPVWLAKRGMIRSAVAADVRPGPLARARANIDRFGVSNLVSARLSDGLDRIEPSEAEDLVIAGMGGLMMVRILERAPWLKETGRRLILQPMTKAEELRGFLVRQGFLIEREQAAEEDGHVYSVMQVSFCPQGRQEEELFYYIGRMTADTVQGRKYLEIQKRRLEKRANGLLRSGNARDAGRFYFLVSEIEKLLSSRPA from the coding sequence ATGAACACCTCGCATCCCGCCAGTAAAAACAAGCGGCCGTCCGACAGAAGCTTTGCCGGACGGCCGTCCGGCGTGTCCCGCCGGGCATGCGCTCTGTTTTCCCTTGGAGACAGGCTTTCCCTCTGCGCTTCCATGGTGCGGGCGGGAACGGCGCTTGCGGATGTGGGAACCGACCACGCCTATCTGCCGGTCTGGCTTGCAAAACGGGGAATGATCCGAAGCGCCGTAGCCGCCGACGTCAGGCCGGGTCCTTTGGCGCGTGCGCGTGCAAATATTGACCGCTTCGGGGTATCGAATCTGGTGTCGGCGCGTCTTTCGGACGGTTTGGACCGGATAGAGCCATCGGAAGCGGAGGATCTCGTGATTGCCGGCATGGGCGGGCTGATGATGGTCCGTATTCTTGAGCGCGCGCCTTGGCTAAAGGAAACGGGCCGCCGCCTGATCCTTCAACCCATGACGAAGGCGGAGGAACTGCGCGGATTTCTTGTGCGGCAAGGGTTCCTGATCGAGCGGGAACAGGCCGCCGAAGAGGACGGCCATGTCTATTCGGTGATGCAGGTCTCCTTTTGCCCCCAGGGACGGCAGGAAGAAGAGCTGTTTTACTACATCGGCAGAATGACAGCGGATACGGTGCAGGGAAGAAAGTACCTCGAAATACAGAAGCGGCGTTTGGAAAAGCGGGCGAACGGTCTCCTCAGGTCAGGAAACGCCCGGGATGCCGGCCGCTTTTATTTCCTTGTATCCGAAATTGAAAAATTGCTGTCATCCAGACCGGCTTAA
- a CDS encoding Nif3-like dinuclear metal center hexameric protein → MTTTGDIFQFIDGFAPFRTAMGFDNPGLLVGDEGMNVTKSILSLDITPEVVREASELGAQLIVSHHPVIFHPLKRLDTASVPYLLASRSIAAICAHTNLDMAPGGVNDCLAGRLRLKNVRMLCENSDSGLPEALCGETDREYSPREFAQFVKNALGCEGLCYVDGGRRVNSAGLCGGGGADYLYDAAQAGCQAFVTGECKHNILLDAESLGVTLVAAGHFETEDPVIPALMQKLAERFQDVSFVRSRAAHGPVHYL, encoded by the coding sequence ATGACGACGACTGGCGACATTTTTCAGTTTATCGACGGATTTGCGCCGTTTCGCACGGCGATGGGTTTTGACAACCCCGGACTGCTGGTTGGCGACGAGGGCATGAACGTGACAAAATCCATCCTGTCCCTGGACATCACGCCTGAGGTGGTGCGGGAAGCGTCCGAATTGGGCGCACAGCTGATTGTCAGCCATCATCCGGTGATTTTTCATCCGCTCAAAAGACTGGACACGGCTTCGGTGCCGTATTTGCTGGCAAGCCGCTCCATCGCGGCAATCTGTGCCCATACGAATCTTGACATGGCGCCGGGCGGGGTCAACGACTGTCTTGCCGGCCGGCTCAGACTGAAAAATGTCAGAATGCTGTGTGAAAATTCGGATTCCGGCCTTCCGGAGGCGCTTTGCGGGGAAACGGACCGAGAATACAGCCCGCGCGAGTTCGCTCAATTTGTCAAGAACGCGCTGGGGTGCGAAGGACTTTGCTACGTCGACGGCGGAAGGCGCGTCAATTCGGCCGGACTCTGCGGCGGAGGCGGAGCCGACTATCTGTATGATGCGGCCCAGGCCGGCTGCCAGGCGTTTGTGACGGGAGAATGCAAGCACAATATCTTGCTGGATGCGGAGAGCCTGGGCGTCACACTGGTCGCTGCCGGACATTTTGAAACCGAGGACCCGGTGATCCCGGCGCTGATGCAAAAGCTCGCGGAACGGTTTCAGGACGTGTCTTTTGTCCGGTCACGCGCAGCGCACGGGCCGGTGCATTATCTGTAA